The DNA window GAGACAATGCCACATACGCCTGCCCATCAGCAAAACTCCTCCCCAAATCAACCCTAACCCTATCCAAAGTTTGACCCTGAGACTTGTGTATCGACATTGCCCACGACAACAAAAGCGGCAACTGCTCTCTTGCCAAAACGTTGGATTCATCCTCATTGACTTTCTTATTGGCCCGCTCAATCTTGAAATCGTGTCTTTCCACCATCGTAACAACATCAGGACCATGAGTACTAAAATTAATCACCGGCAAACACTCAGCAGTAGTCTCTTGCATGGCAATATTGGTGGCTTGCTGCACCCACTCCTTCCTCTCATTCAGCAACCCTTCAAAATACTCCTTCTCCTCATTACTATACTCTGTCTCCCCAATCCTATGGCATATAAACCTCATCTCCTTTATAGACTCTGCATCACTCGCATCAATACCCCCATACTGCTGTATAAACTTATAGTACAACCTTCTAGtaacaaaaaacaacacCGTCCCCAACGTCCCATTGACAATCAGATCAGAATAATTCACAATATTCATCACCTGCGCCCCTTCCTTAAGACGCAACACCTTATCACACATCAAGTAATCAAGCAAATGGTGCTGTTTCGGATCGCCTCTGTCCCGTGCAACAAACTTAAAGTCTTTGCCTGGCAACCGTTGGAGTCGCGACTGGTTCGCCATACGCACTTCGTTGACAGTCGGGAACAACTCTGTAGGTTCTAACTTATCAGGGTAGTCAATCTCCCGTTGCAAACATGCAAATCCGGCAATAGCCGCAGCATCCATCTTCCCCACTCTCAATGCATTCAACATATCAATAAACTCAGAGTCCCCACGCTGTCTAAACACCTGTTTCAACACTATTGCCCTCTTAATAACTCTCCCCCAGCTATTCCCTTCAAAGCAAAACTTCGGCCTACCCTCTTTGTTGACCGGCGGCAACTGGTAAAAATCCCCACACGCAACAACCTGTATCCCACCAAACGGCCTGTCACTTTTACGCACTACCCGTGCTACTGCCTCGATCTTGTCAAACAACGCCGCATCAATCATCGATAtctcatcaataataaGCAACCTCATTTGTTGCCATCTCCTCAACACAACACTATTCTTGTTAATCCTCTTGGCCAATTTGTCAACCGGATCTCTCCCAAGCCCAATACCAAGATACCTGTGGAGCGTCTGGCCCTGGATATTGCACGCCGCCATTCCTGTAGATGCCGTAACCCCAAAATTGTCCCCATATACACCTCTGCACGCTTTAACAATCTCTTTCAAAACAACCGATTTACCTGTTCCTGCACTACCAGTGAAAAATATACTCTCCTTCTTCtgaacaacaatatcaaccaCCCTCTGTTGCTCAGCACTTAGGAAAATCTCTGTAACCACCTCCTCGGGCTCCTTCTTGGTAAGTTTCTTAGGTTGATGTGCATCCAAAAAATCCCCACGCCTCTTCCCTTGCTGCATAGCACTTCTCAAATTGACTATCTCAACACTTTTATCAAACGACGAATCGTCATTCTCCTCAAACCCTGCATCACTATCCATAAACTGAAGTGCCGACTCCTGCCTCTCAACCGGCTTAACCACCACGTCCTCATGCTTGACAAACTTGGACCTTTTAAAAAAGTCATCCAACTTAAACTGCAGCTTGACTATGGGTTTCATGACAAAGAGAAAAGTACAGGGATTTGTTGtgactttttcttttttttttttttttttgcaacgCGATTTGTAAACACACCAGATCAAAcaattccttttttttttttccggTTTTCACACACAAAATCTTCCAACACATACCACAACTTGAAACAACACCCACCAATGTCCAACTCTTCACCCAAACGACAGAGCGTATTCACCAAGGGTATGAAGAAACTACAAAAGTCAAAATCTTTACTAAATTTCAGTCTGGAATCCATAAACGAACCACCCCCTGAAAACTTTTCCTTAGACCCCAAGTCCAATATCAACACTATAGGGTTGAGTCTTGTCGGTTATGGCCTTTCGAACGACCACCTACCTCCACCAA is part of the Candida dubliniensis CD36 chromosome R, complete sequence genome and encodes:
- a CDS encoding ATP-dependent helicase, putative (Similar to S. cerevisiae RRM3), producing the protein MKPIVKSQFKLDDFFKRSKFVKHEDVVVKPVERQESALQFMDSDAGFEENDDSSFDKSVEIVNLRSAMQQGKRRGDFLDAHQPKKLTKKEPEEVVTEIFLSAEQQRVVDIVVQKKESIFFTGSAGTGKSVVLKEIVKACRGVYGDNFGVTASTGMAACNIQGQTLHRYLGIGLGRDPVDKLAKRINKNSVVLRRWQQMRLLIIDEISMIDAALFDKIEAVARVVRKSDRPFGGIQVVACGDFYQLPPVNKEGRPKFCFEGNSWGRVIKRAIVLKQVFRQRGDSEFIDMLNALRVGKMDAAAIAGFACLQREIDYPDKLEPTELFPTVNEVRMANQSRLQRLPGKDFKFVARDRGDPKQHHLLDYLMCDKVLRLKEGAQVMNIVNYSDSIVNGTLGTVLFFVTRRLYYKFIQQYGGIDASDAESIKEMRFICHRIGETEYSNEEKEYFEGLSNERKEWVQQATNIAMQETTAECLPVINFSTHGPDVVTMVERHDFKIERANKKVNEDESNVLAREQLPLLLSWAMSIHKSQGQTLDRVRVDLGRSFADGQAYVALSRATSKDRLELRNFRPHKVTTSEAVRRFYATLE